The genomic DNA GACGCCTCATTCATAACGGGCGAAACACTCGTGGTCGACGGCGGAATAACACTTTCCTGAAGCGCTGCTTTCAGCCTTCAGGCGCATCAATCGCCTCCCGTACGCCTGAAGAGTGTTGCAGTTATCCGTCATTTCAATTCCGTCTTCCCTCTGACAGTGTTTTCTCCGTCCACTTCGTATACGAGCGGTACGCCTGTCTGTATCTCAATTCCGGGAATCACCTCGGCCGGTATCTTTTCCAGATACATGACAATCGATCGCAGGCTGTTGCCGTGTGCGACAACAAGCACATTCTTTCCAGAATTGATGTCGGTCAGTATGCAGTTCCTGAAGAACGGAATCGTCCTCTTCTGCGTATCTTCGAGGCTTTCGCCGTTCATCGGTCTCACACTGTAGCTCCTCCTCCAGCGTTTCACCTGTTCATCTCCGTAAACGGCTGCAGCTCCCGCCTTGTTGAGCCCCTGGAGATCGCCGTAATTCCTTTCATTAAGATGTTCATCCCTGATCACTGGAATGTCAACGTTCATTTCGCGGAGGACTATCTCCAGCGTCCCGACGGCCCGGCTCAGGACACTTGTGTATGCAACATGATAGGCCGTGCCGCTCTCCCTCAGCTTCGAGCCCGCTGCCTTCGCCTCCTCCATTCCATGTTCCGTGAGCGGCACGTCCACCCAGCCGGTAAATCTGTTCTCCCTGTTCCAGAGCGACTCGCCGTGCCTTAAAAGGCAGAGATATGCCATGTGTAAGGCACACGGCAGTCCTGCTTATTAAGGAAAACCGTATTGCCGGCTTTCCTGCGACGCAAGCATCCTGCCTTGCCCGTGATGGGCAAGAGCGCATCAGGGGGCGCTTCAGTGAGCGGCGCTACCTTCCCCTGAGTTCGGCAAAAAGGCTGCTTTTCCTGAGCTGTTCAACGGCTCTCTTCGTGAATTCAACGCCTTCGGAAAAGCCTGTCATTATATGGCTGATGTTTCCGTTCCTGTATTCGAAGAAGACCTGCGGTATTATGTAGTCCGGGGCCCAGTCCCCGTATCTTCTCACGATGCTGTCAGCCTCATTCTCCTTCACATCGATGTCGAGCAGCGTCAGTTCGGCGTTCAGTTCCTTTGCCATTTCCGTCATGGGCTCGACTGTCGTGGGAACGCAGTGCGGGCACCAGTTTGCGTAGACCACTATCACCCTCTTCACCCCGTCGGCCGCCCTTCCCCCGCCTTTGCAGTCTTCGCATCTTGCAGGTTCCCTGCTGTATGCCTGCGTGAAGAGTTTGCCGCATGACACACACCTGTAGAGCGTAATCCTGTCAGTCTCTCCGGACATTCCACGCCTGTAATTCTGATTCCAGTATGCCTCCCTGAGAACGGTGTTCCCTGAACTTGTCCCCTCAATCCCGAGTTCCCACGGGTGTCTCGTTGCCACCCTTATGTCCTCGTCCCGGATGTCTGCAGCACCGTTGAAGAGGCCGTCGACGAAGTTTCTCAGCCCTGCGGCATCCGCCTGGCTGCCGTACATTATGATCTTTGAAACATAACCGCCGCTGCAGGCATAGCATGCCGTGTCGTCCCTGATGAAATGGTGCGTGGCCGGCGATTCGCAGTGATTGTAGCATTTCGTGTTTTCGGTGAGATGCATCTCCACAGTTTTCCTGATACTGTCGCTCATGACAGCTTTCTATGTCTTCCGCCGTTATTAGAATTGCTGTTCCCCGTGCTTTCATCGCGCTGCGTGCAGCGCATGCTCCAGTCCGTCCATGGCCTTCTCCATCACTTCCCTTGGGGGAAGAAACACCGACCTGAAATGCATCCTCCCGTATTCGCTGTCAAATCCAGAACCGTTTACGAACAGCACATGCCCCCTGTCGAGCACATGCAGCACAAACTCCATGTCATTTTTCCAGTTCCCGCTTTCTATCTTGGGAAATATGTAAAACGCGCCCCGCGGCTTTGTCACCGAGAGGCCGTCCATTTCATTAATCCGCTTCACCGCATAATTTCTTCTTTCTGCAAGCTGCCTTACCATCTCCCTTACGTGCGTCTGCGGTCCGTTGAGCGCCGCAATCATTGCCCTCTGTGCGGGATTGCTTGCGCAGAGGCGCGCCCTGACCTGTTTCAGGAAAGCCTCCCTGAAGCCGGACAGCATTTCGCCTGCATCACGGAATATCGCGTATCCCACACGCCAGCCCGTTACCAGGTAGCTCTTGGAGAAGCCGTTGAGTATCAGCATGGGAATGTCCCTGGAAACGGAGGACGGCGAGACATGTTTCCCCTCGTAAACAAGCATATCGTAGATCTCGTCGGAAATGACAGGCAGGCCGTGCTCCCCCGCTATGTCGCATATCTCCCTGAGATCCTTCTCGCTCCAGACGGCACCCGTCGGATTGTTGGGACTGACGATCAGTATTGCCTTTGTCCCCGCGCCTATCTTTGAACGCAGGTCTGCCGTGTCAGGCCTCCAGCCCTCCTCCTCTATTGTCCTGTAGGGTACAGCCTTTCCACCGAAATATTTTGTAACGGACGAGTACGGCGGATACGTCGGACCCGGCACGAGCAGCTCGTCTCCGCTGTCAATAAGTGCCCCGAGTGCCAGCTGAATTCCCTCAGTTATTCCGGCCGTTACCACAACGTCCTCAGGTTCCACCCTGTTGCCGTTCTTCCTCCCTTCCCTTTCGCAGATGGCCTGACGCAGCTCAGGGTCGCCTTCCGAATCGCCGTAACCGTTGTAACCGTCCAGTACCGCGTCGAACAGTGCTCTCTTGATGTGCTCCGGCGTGTCAAAATCATAGGCGTCAGGATCTCCTATGTTCATTCTGATGACTTCCGTCCCCTCCTTCTCCAGTTTCCTGGCGGGAAGGACAATATCTCTTATTGCATACTCCATTCCGGATGCCCTTGAAGTCGCCCTGATCTTCATGGAGGACCCTTAAGGCGGGCATGATAAAATATTATCACACTGTCCGCCTCAGGCGCCCCGTGCCATCAGCCTGTTCACTTTCCTGAGGGCACGGACTGCCGGGGAGTAGCCCGAATCAAGCGAAAGGGCATTCTCAAACTGCTCTTTTGCATCCGCCAGATTTCCGGACAGCGCCAGAACGGTTCCGAGTCCGGTGGCCGTCAATGCGCTTTTTTCAAGATCCGCCGCAGCCCTCATCTCTCTCGCAGCCTCCGCGTACCTGCCGTTCTCCATCAGCATCATGGCCAGATTGTAGCGGTGCTGCCACAGCCGATCGTTCTTCAGGCGTGAAAGGAGTTCGGCGGCGAGAGCCCTGTCGCCCCTGAGATAAAGTGCTATTGCACGGTTGTTCTCTTCCGCCGGGTTCCTGAACGCTATCCCCGTGTAAAGATCGAGTGCCTCCTGGTAATTCCCCGAACGCATCTGCAGAATGCCGAGGCAGTTTGCCGCAATACTGCTGTTTCCGCCGCATTTCCTCAGAATTCTTGCTCCTTTCGAGTATCTGCCAAGCATCAGGTAGGCGGCTCCGGCGAGTTCCATCCCCGTCCGCTCCGGCAGCGACAGGCACAGCGGGATGGTTTGCTCAAACCTGGACTGCCTGAACAGGGAGGAAATAAGCCTGTATTTCCATTCCTCCGCGTCCCCTGCCGCTATTCTCTGTTCCGCTATATTTGCGGCGAGGCCGAAGTCTCCGCTCTGATATGCGAATTTCTCGGCAACCGCTGCGGAAACAGTGCTGCCTGACTGCTCCACGAAGTTTCCTTCCCGCAGGATCCTTCCGAGTGCTGCCTCCGCCTCCGCTGTCTTAATCCTGCTCAGCAGGAAGAGCGCCTGATGCCTCCGCTCGCCATCGGCAAATTCCCTGCTGAAAATATCGCAGATCTCTTCAGATGTCAGCCTTGATGCGCTCTGCGCCGTAAGCCCTGCCGCCCTGTTTTCCACCGCATGTGCATGCGAGCCGCCGCTTTCCGCCGCTTCCGCCGGGCCTTGAGCCGCTGCAGCGGCGGCAACGGATTCCTCCTGAACGGCGCCTGGTCCTTCGGCCTGTTTTCTGATCTCCTCAAGCGTCTGCACTGCAATTTCGTTTTCCCTGTCTATTTCCAGAGCCCGTTTCGAATATGCTTCAGCCTCCCTGAGATCTCCCTGCCTGAGGTATAGTGAGGCTACGACGCCGATGACGGCCGCCTCCTCCCTCATCTCCAGGTACTTCTTCAGTGTTTCAATCGCGCCCGGCATGTTCTGTTCCGCGAGTATCAGCCCCCTGGTTCTGATTGCACGTTCGTCCGAGGGGTTCCTTGAAATTATGCCGTCGAGCAGTGCGATTGCCCTGCCTGTTTCGCCGGTTCCGTAATACGCAAGTGAAAGATTGCGCAGCAGATCCGGATCATGGGGCGAATACCTGAGCGCCCTTTCATAGACGCGGGCCGCTTCGCCGGGCCTTCCCATGTTCTGAAGAGCAACGCCCTTGTTCTGAAGCGCCCGTCTGTGCATCGGATCAATTTTCAGTATCATGTCGTAGCATTCGATTTCGCCGGCATAATCCCCCTTCTGATAAAGTGCCGAGGCCTTCCCGAACCAGTTGTCGGCGTTCCTGCCGTTGAGTGTTATCGCCCTGTCAAACTGATCAGCCGACTCGTCATTTCTGCCTTCCCTGAGATAGACCAGACCGCGCAGCCTGTAAACCTCCTCGGAACCGGGTTTGAAATCTGCGAGGAGATCAAGCGTCTTGATGACCTCGCCGAAGTCACCTGCATCGAATCTCCCTCTCGCGTACATCATCATGTCCCTGAAGCGCCTCTCTTTCTCGTCTCCCTTTCCGCCTCTGCCCGCGGCTGCAGCCGCATTACGCCTGTCTTCCGTGTAGTCTGCCGTTTTCGACGCGAGTCTGACGAATGCCTCTCCCGTCACGGCTCTGTCAACTGCCGCCCTGTCAAAGTCCAGTTTTTCTGCTGACAGAACGATGACAGTCCTGCCTTTCCTCTTCTCCCTCCTTGCAGCGGCAGCAATACGGCGCATGTTGGCCCTGATGCCGGGAAGAAGGCAGATGACAGAGCAGTTCTTTCCCCCGCTTTCTCCGGTGAGGACGAAGCTCTCGTCATGGAACACCCTGTTCTGCACCCTGACGCCCAGAAGGGCGGCGGCGGAAGTGCATACAGAGACAAAACCGTCAAACGGCATATGCGAAAGGACCTCGGCAGCCTCAGCGGCACTGCCGTTACGGGCAGATGTATCCGAGATGCTCAACCCTTCCCTGCCTCCCTTATCAGCTGTGCAAAATAGCGCCTCTCCTTTGCTTTGCCGAGTTCGGCCGCAAGCGCCAGGCCGGCCTTTGCCAGCCTGAGATTTGTTGCATCTTCGCCGACCGCTGTCCTGATCAGTTCCAGTGCCTCCGCACCCCTGTTCAGGGAACGCAGCTCGGCGGATATGAGCCATGCAGTCGCGGGCCAGAGAAATGTTTCTTCGCGGAAGAGTCTGAGCGCATCTGAATGGTCACCGGAGCGGGACATCATCATTCCCTTTCTGATCAGCGCGGTGCTGTTGTGCCCGTTGATCCTGAGGGCATCATCATATGCTCGCAGTGCGCCTGCGATGTCGCCCTTTTCCTCGAGCGCCATTCCTAACGCCGAAAATGTCTCGTCTGTCCATTCGTCCGCAGGCGTGACATTGATGCACTGCATCGCAGCGCCCCACATTCCAAGACTCAGATAAAATACTGAAATAAGGTTTGCACCGGACTGGATGTCGCCCACCAGCTTCTGCTGTTCCCTCAGTTCCCTTTCCCTGTCGGCAAGGCCGTACTGCGCGCATATGTTCAGCTTGAAGATAAATGCGGCTGACGACTTCGCATTGACGATTTCGCCGTCGGCAAGCTGCAGTGCCATGCCCCATTTTCCTTCATGCCAGGCAAAAACAGATTTGGCGAGATCCGCATTCTCTGTTATGCCCCTGCGCAGGCACAGTTCAACGGCTTCATGCGCCTTCTCCCAGTCCTTCAATCTCAGCGCTGCAGTGACAGCGCCGACGAGGTCATCGCCATCGGACGGAAATCCGCCTACTTTGAGCAGATAGCCGGAAAGTGCCTCCTGATAGCGTCCTGAAAGCATATCGACCTTCGCCCTCTTCAGCAGAAGCACTCCTTCCTCAGCGGATGCGCTGTCTTCCGTTTCCATGCTGGCATTCTGCTCCTCTGCCTGCGCTGGTCTGGAAGGTGCGGTCGCCTTCAGGTAATGCGTCCTTTCCTGTATCCGGCTGATTGCCGATTCCATATTCCTTATGCGCGATTTCAGCGCTTCGACCATGGGAAGAAGATTCTCTACGGCTGTCCCGGTTGCGCTCACAGCCGGCGTTTCGAGGCTGACGCTTGCTTTATTGTCAACGGAAGGAATTTGCGCAGAACCTGTTGCACCGGCGGAGAGCCTGCTTTCCCAGTAGGAAGCTTTCTCCACAAGGGCTCTCTTCCTGCTTTCCGAGAACCCCTCGGGAGCGAGTGGCAGGTAGAACAGCCTGGCTGCCGCCGTGTAAAGCGTTGACATGCCGCGATAGAATGAGTCATCCGCCAGGTGCGGAAAGGTTTGCTCGTAGCTTTCAAGTCTTTCCAGCAGTTTCGACACGTGCCCGAATGCAGGCAGTGCGAAATGCTCCTTCTCCCCAAGGCGCATGTGGTCAAGTATGCCGGTCATTACCGCAATCGCCGTCCTGTAACCGTCCTCCGTGTCGGGCAGGGAGGAAATAAAACTGTCAAACGGCTCAACGCCTTCTGTCAGGACGATGTCTCCGTCCGTAAGAACAGCTGCCAGCAGGCCAATAGACTGCAGCCTGAAGTAGCCGTCATCCTCCTCAGCAGTGTACCATCCGTCCCCGAGGTTGCTGTATGCACAGGAGGTGCATATCGCATCCCCGCCGAATGTTTCATCTCCACAAAGCAGGCAGCTCATCGATATTCCTCTTCCAGCCTCAATTTATTCCCGGTGTGATTACAGTGACTCAGCGGTTTATTATCGGCATGGTGCTTAATAATTATTCCAACTGAATTTCAATAAGAATAAAAAGCCGGCTGCGTCTCAAAGCTGTTTTCCGAGATAGAAGGAGTCATTGCAGTATCCGAGCTTTCTGTAATATTCCCTCACTCCGACACCGCTGGTTACCCTTATGCTTCTGTAACCTGCATCCCTTGATATCGACTCGGCCTCCTCAACCAGTCTCATTCCATAGCCCCTGTGCTGCCAGTCCGGGCCATGCCCTTCCCCGACAGGAACGACCCTCCCGAATACCTTCAGCTCCCTTATATACGACGGACCTGTCTCCGGCAGCCTCAGCCGAAGGTAGCCTACAATCGCATCGTCACATTCGAACGATATGAAATGCTCTGTACCGAGGCTTGCCTCATATTTCATGTATTTGAGATCAACATTTCCGCGCCTTATTTCGTCCTCCGCAATACCCAGATGACCGACCTCCCTGCACCTGATGCAGTTGCAGCGCCATCCTCTCCTCTCCATCTCGTCACGCACCAGTTCCCTGAGGTTGCTCTTCTTCACGCCTGCGCTTATCATCGGTGCCGGTATGTCTCTCTGTATTCTCTGGATTCTGACATACTTCGGTATGTCCCTCTTCACTTCGGCCAGCAGCCTGACCGCCTTTTCCAGCGTATACTCCTCGTACAGTCCCTTCCGGTGCATTTCATGCAGCGGCGTCCCCTCGATTATCAGTGTGGGGTATATTTTCAGCATATCCGGCCTGAAATCGCTGTCCGAAAACAGGCGGGTGAAATTTTCCAGCTCCATTTTATCCGTCATTCCCGGCAGTCCAGGCATCATGTGGTAGCCCACCTTCATACCGCTGTCCTTCACCCTCCGGGTGGCCTCAATCGTGCTCCCGACGTCGTGCGCCCTGTTTGCCCTTTTCAGTATTTCGTCAAATATGCACTGCACGCCGATTTCGACCCTTGTGGTGCCCAGCCTCAGC from Candidatus Sysuiplasma jiujiangense includes the following:
- a CDS encoding 2,3-diphosphoglycerate-dependent phosphoglycerate mutase; translation: MAYLCLLRHGESLWNRENRFTGWVDVPLTEHGMEEAKAAGSKLRESGTAYHVAYTSVLSRAVGTLEIVLREMNVDIPVIRDEHLNERNYGDLQGLNKAGAAAVYGDEQVKRWRRSYSVRPMNGESLEDTQKRTIPFFRNCILTDINSGKNVLVVAHGNSLRSIVMYLEKIPAEVIPGIEIQTGVPLVYEVDGENTVRGKTELK
- a CDS encoding thioredoxin family protein, translating into MKRVIVVYANWCPHCVPTTVEPMTEMAKELNAELTLLDIDVKENEADSIVRRYGDWAPDYIIPQVFFEYRNGNISHIMTGFSEGVEFTKRAVEQLRKSSLFAELRGR
- a CDS encoding aminotransferase class I/II-fold pyridoxal phosphate-dependent enzyme, producing the protein MKIRATSRASGMEYAIRDIVLPARKLEKEGTEVIRMNIGDPDAYDFDTPEHIKRALFDAVLDGYNGYGDSEGDPELRQAICEREGRKNGNRVEPEDVVVTAGITEGIQLALGALIDSGDELLVPGPTYPPYSSVTKYFGGKAVPYRTIEEEGWRPDTADLRSKIGAGTKAILIVSPNNPTGAVWSEKDLREICDIAGEHGLPVISDEIYDMLVYEGKHVSPSSVSRDIPMLILNGFSKSYLVTGWRVGYAIFRDAGEMLSGFREAFLKQVRARLCASNPAQRAMIAALNGPQTHVREMVRQLAERRNYAVKRINEMDGLSVTKPRGAFYIFPKIESGNWKNDMEFVLHVLDRGHVLFVNGSGFDSEYGRMHFRSVFLPPREVMEKAMDGLEHALHAAR
- a CDS encoding tetratricopeptide repeat protein, translating into MSISDTSARNGSAAEAAEVLSHMPFDGFVSVCTSAAALLGVRVQNRVFHDESFVLTGESGGKNCSVICLLPGIRANMRRIAAAARREKRKGRTVIVLSAEKLDFDRAAVDRAVTGEAFVRLASKTADYTEDRRNAAAAAGRGGKGDEKERRFRDMMMYARGRFDAGDFGEVIKTLDLLADFKPGSEEVYRLRGLVYLREGRNDESADQFDRAITLNGRNADNWFGKASALYQKGDYAGEIECYDMILKIDPMHRRALQNKGVALQNMGRPGEAARVYERALRYSPHDPDLLRNLSLAYYGTGETGRAIALLDGIISRNPSDERAIRTRGLILAEQNMPGAIETLKKYLEMREEAAVIGVVASLYLRQGDLREAEAYSKRALEIDRENEIAVQTLEEIRKQAEGPGAVQEESVAAAAAAQGPAEAAESGGSHAHAVENRAAGLTAQSASRLTSEEICDIFSREFADGERRHQALFLLSRIKTAEAEAALGRILREGNFVEQSGSTVSAAVAEKFAYQSGDFGLAANIAEQRIAAGDAEEWKYRLISSLFRQSRFEQTIPLCLSLPERTGMELAGAAYLMLGRYSKGARILRKCGGNSSIAANCLGILQMRSGNYQEALDLYTGIAFRNPAEENNRAIALYLRGDRALAAELLSRLKNDRLWQHRYNLAMMLMENGRYAEAAREMRAAADLEKSALTATGLGTVLALSGNLADAKEQFENALSLDSGYSPAVRALRKVNRLMARGA
- a CDS encoding tRNA uridine(34) 5-carboxymethylaminomethyl modification radical SAM/GNAT enzyme Elp3 is translated as MDYYSELMEDIRSDRITDAQSFERRKIQLCRKYSLESIPPNSDILSRTPPEIFEKVLPIVRLKPSRTISGIASVAIMTSPYTCPHGTCIYCPGGVDNNSAQAYTGKEPAARRAGMNDFDPYRQAKSRIEQLNAIGHSTNKIDLIIMGGTFTARTEEYQEWFIRRAFDAMNGFDSKSIEEAHAANEKGANRCIGMTVETRPDQLSRKQIELSLRLGTTRVEIGVQCIFDEILKRANRAHDVGSTIEATRRVKDSGMKVGYHMMPGLPGMTDKMELENFTRLFSDSDFRPDMLKIYPTLIIEGTPLHEMHRKGLYEEYTLEKAVRLLAEVKRDIPKYVRIQRIQRDIPAPMISAGVKKSNLRELVRDEMERRGWRCNCIRCREVGHLGIAEDEIRRGNVDLKYMKYEASLGTEHFISFECDDAIVGYLRLRLPETGPSYIRELKVFGRVVPVGEGHGPDWQHRGYGMRLVEEAESISRDAGYRSIRVTSGVGVREYYRKLGYCNDSFYLGKQL